Within the Enterococcus hirae ATCC 9790 genome, the region TTGGTTATCAGTTGACGGCGAAACAACACAAAAGCCTCTGCTAGAAGCTGAGCTGTCGTTTCCTGACTTCTGAATCGATTGATCGTGCGGTAACTCACTTGTTCATGATTGGCTAGCCAACGCATACGGTAACTATCGTCTAATAAAAATTCGATCTTTCTGCCAGAAAAAACACGTTGCGTGTAGGCATAAAGAAGAATTTTCAACATCATTTTGGGGTGATAGGCTGGACGTCCCAGCTGTTGTTCAATTTGGTTGAAGAGCGCTTGCGGGATTGCTTCTACTAACGAGTGAACCGCAAAGGCAACATCCGTTTCTGGAATATAATGTTCTACATCTAGTGGTAAAGTTGTTTGGTTGATGGTATAATTTTTAAACATAAGGCACACTCCTTTGATTTTTGTTTAGGCACTTTAATCATACAAGGTTGTGTGCTTTTTGTGTACCTTAAAATCAAAAAAAAATGGGGCAATAATCAGATTTTTTTCTGACTATTGTCCCACTCTCTTGTTTAGTAATTAATCATTCTTTTTCAGGTAATTTATTCTCTAAATCAGTACGTACCACTAGAACATCACAAGTAGCGTTACGAATCACATATTCTGAAACAGAACCAATAAATAGACGTTCAACAGCATTCAATCCTGTTGCACCTAACATGATTAAATCTACATGGTTATCCTCAGGAATTTCTTTAGCGATGATTTGTTTCGGCGAGCCGTATTCAATCACGGTAGTAACATTGTTCAATCCCGCTTTTTTAGCATTTGCTTCATAATCAGCTAGCGTTTGCTTCGCCATTTCAGTTGCTTGCTCTGCCAACATGCCATCAAATGATGAAACGGTTTGGAAAGAACGAGTATCAATCACGTGTGCTAATAAAAGTTCTCCATTATTTCTGATAGCAACGTTTACGGCTTTTTTAAAAGCTAATTCAGCTTCATCAGAGCCATCTACGGCAACCATAATTTTTTTGTACTGTTGTAACATAAGCATTCACTCCTTCAGATAAATCAATCATTTATAATTCTATTGTAAAACAAGTTGAACAAAAAGAGAATTATTTACTGTTTGGTTTGACCATTTTCCGAGCGAAAGTAAAACTGAAGACAGAAGCAACAATAATGACCAAGAGCAGGTAAGCCAAAGCAATAAATCGTTGATTGAAAAAGGCGACAAAAATACCTAATACCCCTAGGAAAGCGTAAATGGCACCATAGAATTGTAAATAGCCACGATTTTTTTCTGTTTCTTCTATTAATACGAAAAAGATGGGTTGTTTTTTTAATAAATAATAGCTAACAAATAATAATAATAATGCGGCAATGCCCATTAAAAGTTGAATCATAGAAATTCCTCCAAAAGTCTAAAGATTGGTCAAATAATGTTTTTCAAGGGATCTACTCGAAAAAAAAGGAGCTGTACCAAGTAATTGGCATAGCCCCTTAATCTTCAAAAAATGGTAATCTCCGTTAATGCCGTTGTTCGTCCTGTAGTATTGATCCCGCGAATTCAAGCAGGTGGGTCCCACGGTCGTAGCCTCGAACTACCAAATGATAAGGCATGTTACCAGCAGTGACACAAGACGGGTCCCAAGATATCAATAAAAATGTTCGGTCAACACACAAAGAGGACAATTCGAACATCACAGATTTCCCACCTCTATAGTAGCATATGGAAATAAAAAGAGCAATGAGAGCGCTCATGGAAAATCAAGTCTATGTCGTTGGCTTATTGCCTCCTGATTTTTTCCATTCTTTGATTCGCTGATATTGTTGCCCAAGGGCTTGTTCATATTTTCCTGTAGTCTTCGGATGATAATAAGACGCTTGTTTTAATTTGTCGGGTAAATATTGTTGGTTCACCCAGGCTTGATCAAAATTGTGAGGGTATTGATAACCAATCCCACGATTCAATGCCTTGGCTCCTTGGTAATGACTGTCTCGTAAATGATCGGGCACTTCGCCAGCGTTGCCTGAGCGGATATCAGCAATCGCTTCATCTAAAGCGGCATAAGCAGAATTTGATTTAGGAGAGAGACAAAGATCAACTACGGCATCTGCTAAAGGAATCCTTGCTTCGGGAAGTCCTAGACGTTCAGCAGCTAAGACAGCATTGACAGTTCTAGCTGCGGCAGCAGGATTTCCTAGACCGATATCTTCATAACCAATCACCATCAAGCGCCGACAGATACTTGCCAGATCACCAGCCTCAACTAAGCGGGCTAGATAATGAAGTGCTGCATCAACATCGCTTCCTCGGATCGATTTTTGAAATGCTGAAATCACGTCATAGTGAGCATCTCCATCTTTATCATGAGTAAGTGCTTTTCGTTGGATACATTCTTCAACGATCGTTAGCGTTAAGTGAATGATCCCCTGTTCATTTGGCTCGGTCGAACGAGCCGCTAATTCCAAGCCGTTGAGTGTGCTTCGAAGATCGCCGTTCGTTGCCCGTGATAGATGAAGCAAAGCGTTTTCGTCTAATTCAATAGCTAGATTACCAAGCCCACGCTCTTTATCACTTAGAGCTGATCGAACCGCTTGCTGGATATCTAATTCGTTTAAGGGTTTTACTTCAAAAATCTGTGTTCGACTGCGAATAGCAGGATTAATCGTGATATAGGGGTTTTCAGTTGTTGCGCCAATCATGATGATCCGTCCATTTTCCAGATGAGGGAGCAAAAAATCTTGTTTCGTTTTATCAAGACGATGGATTTCATCAAGTAAGAGAATGACAGTGCCACTCATCTTGGCTTCTTCGGCAACTACTTGTAAGTCTTTCTTGGAATCAGTTGCTGCATTGAGCATGCGAAAGGCAAATTTGGTTGAGCCAGCAATCGCACTAGCAATACTGGTTTTACCAGTTCCTGGTGGACCATATAAAATCATGGAAGACAGCATTTTGGCATCAACCATTCGTCGAATAATTTTTCCTTCACCAACTAAATGTTCTTGTCCTACGACTTCATCGATCGTTCGTGGACGCATCCGATAAGCTAAAGGTTGCTGCATAAAACGGCCTCCTTTTTTTATTTTTCGTTCGTTAATTATACCATACATTAGGACAATCCACTTTATGGTAACGCTAATTTAGAACGCCGTAAACCGTAAAGTGAAAGGAAACGAGTTTACTCATATTCAGGCTAAGTTTAATAGGGAGGATCCTTATTGAAAGGACTGGGGGACTTTTAAAATAAAGCACCAGCTTCCTCGTTTATTCTGATTTGAGGTAAAATAAAGGGAGTGAAGACATAGATGGCTTGGAGGAGGAGAAAAATGAAAGCGACACGATTATTGAGTGAAACATTGTTACGAGCACAAGAACGGTTTGAAGAAACGTTAGACCAGCTAGATGTAGCAGAAGCAAATACGATGCCGGCACCTTTGATCAAATCAGTAACTTGGCTGATCTGGCATACTGCTCGAGAATTAGACCTTCAAATATCCGATTTGAAAAATAGTGAACCACTGTGGTTTAGTCAAGACTGGTCTGGAAAATTTGCATTAGATCTGCCTGATGATACGCAAGATTGGCAACACACACCTGCGGAAGCAAAAAAAGTCGTCGTAACAGACAAAAAACTACTTACAGATTATTTAGCTAATAGTGTTTCATTGACGATTGAGTACTTGGAACAAGTGGATGAAGGAACACTTGATGAAGTCATTGATTCCAACTGGACACCTCCTGTCACACGTGAAGATCGTCTCGTGTCGATCATTGATGATGCAGTGATGCATTCTGGTCAGGGGATCTATACTCGCCGACTGGTGATCGGTAAATAATGAATGCTAAACCTTGTTCTGGTTTGAACGGTCTATGTAAAATCCTATAAAAGGCTGTGACAGAAGTGTCTAGTTCTGAAAAATAAGCCGGAGAATCCGAAGATAGTTCTTCCTATTTTTGGGATTTTTCGGCTATTCTTATCTGCCTGTCTATTACTGTAGGTTTTTCTTGGTTTCCATAGCTTATGCTTTCAATATTGTGTATGATAAGGGTGGTGAATAAAATGACAAATAAAGAGCAATTAGATGAACTTTTATTGAATAAAACAACACCCGAAGTTGCCAGAGATCTTTTAGGGATGTATTTAGAATATGTTACGCCAACTGGTACCGTTGGTGGTTACATCGTTGATGCAGAGGCATATCTTGGTCCAGAAGATGAAGCGGCTCATAGTTTTGGGATGCGCAGAACCCCACGAGTGGCAGCGATGTATGAAAAGCCAGGAACGATTTATCTTTATACGATGCACACCCACCGTATTTTAAATATTATTACGCAACCTGAAGGGATTCCACAAGGGGTAATGATCCGTGCGATCGAGCCTGCAACTGGTGTGGCTCAAATGAGCATTAACAGAGGCGGGAAGACTGGTCCTGATATTAGTAACGGTCCCGGAAAATTGGTAGCGGCATTAGGATTACCACAAGAACTTTATGGACAATCGATTTTAGACAGTCCGTTGCATTTTGTTTTTGAAAAAACAAAAATACCTAAGAAAATCATGGCTTTGCCAAGGATCGGTATTCCTAACAAAGGAGAATGGACGGACAAACCATTACGTTTTGTGGTGGCTGGAAATCCATATCTATCATTACAAAGAAAGAACCTGGTGGAGGAAGACTGGGGTTGGAGGAAGAGAAAATGAAAAAAACAAACTTACTTGACTACTTAGACAAAACAATCGAAAAAACGATCACTGATTATGATGTGGCATTAGACTGGGATACGAAAAACCATACGATTGAAATCATTGTCCGACTATTTGCAGAAAATAAAGCGCATTTGGAAATCGATGATGCCCAAGGTGTAGTTTCCGAAGAAGAAATCATTGAATTTGAAGATGGTATTTTATTGTTCAATCCACAAAAATCCCATTTTGATGAAAAAGATTATCTAGCGGTTATTCCTTATGAAGGGAAGAAAGGGATAGCCAAATCGGTCATTGATGCATTGATTGAGTATATGAACGAAGTATTAGCGCAAGGGCAAAGTGATCTCTTAGATTTTCTTGATGCAGATGATGAAACGGCAGTGTTTGAGTTGAATTGGGACAATCAACAGTTAGCAAAACTAGTCGAAGAAAAACAGCAAAATGAGACGGACGTCTATTTGCCTTATCCAAGTTATTAAGGAGTGAATGTCATGAAATGGAATGAAGTAAAAGTTGAAACCGCCAGTGAAGCAGTGGAAGCTGTGGCTAATATACTAATGGAAGCAGGAGCAAGCGGTGTTGCGATTGAAGATGCTTTAGACGTTGAAAATTTCAAGTCTGATCAATATGGGGAAATCTTGAATAAAGAAGATTTTACTTCATTAACAGAAGGCGCACTGGTGATGGCTTATTTCCCTGAAACGATTTTTTTACCAGAAATTTTGCCTTTTATCAAAGACCGTGTAGCCCAACTCCCAGAATTTGGCTTGGCGATCGGTAAAAATATCATCACCGTTAGTGAAGTGGAAGAAAGCAACTGGGCAACTGCTTGGAAAAAGTATTATCACCCAGTACGGATCACCAGAATGTTAACGATCGTGCCTAGTTGGGAAGCGTATCAAACAAGTGATCCATTAGAAAAGATCATTACATTAGATCCTGGAATGGCATTTGGAACAGGGACACATCCAACTACCTCTTTAACATTGCAAGCATTAGAAACGGTATTGCGTGGTGGAGAAACACTTTTAGATGTAGGAACTGGTTCAGGCGTCTTAAGTATCGCAGCGAAATATTTAGGTGCTAAAGAGGTTTATGCTTATGACCTTGATGAAGTGGCTGTTCGTGCAGCGAAAGAAAATATGGATATGAATGAAGTAGCCAAAGATGTTCACGTAGCTGCTAATGATTTATTGAACGGCATCACAATCGAAAGTGATGTTATCGTGGCGAACATCTTAGCAGATATTATTTTGTTGATGATCCCTGATGCTTGGCGCTTATTAAAACAAACGGGGCGCCTGATCGTATCTGGTATCATTGAAGAAAAAAACAAATGGTCATTGACGCCATGAAAGAACAGGGCTTTGTCGTTGATCAAATTTTCCAACAAAAAGATTGGTATGCAATTATCTTGAAAAAGCCTGAGGTGGAATAAATGCAACGTTACTTTTTAGAAGAGGCGTATCAACCAAATACACGCTTCGAACTTTCGGGAGAGGCATTTCATCATATCGTACGGGTCATGCGCATGGCGCCAAAAGATCAAGTCTATTTAGCATTCAACGATCAAGTATCGATTCGTGCGGAGATCACAGAAATCAGTGAAGATACCGTTTATTTGAGCGAGCTTGAAAAAGAAAAAAGCCAAAAGGAATTACCCAATAACATCACGATTGCCAGTGGTTATCCAAAAGGGGATAAACTAGACTGGATCGTTCAAAAAGGAACAGAATTAGGTGCGCATGGATTTATTGGCTTTCCAGCTAAAACATCTATTGTAAAATGGGATGCGAAAAAAAGAAACAAACGTCAAGAACGTTTGAACAAAATTGCTCAAGAAGCAGCTGAACAATCTCATAGACAGATTGCGCCCCAAGTGGAATTATTGGAAAGTCAGCAAGCTCTTTTTGATCGACTATCTGCTTATGATGTGTTGTTGATTGCTTATGAAGAGTCAGCAAAACAAGGAGAACTAGCCAATTTAGCTAAGGTATTCCAAGAACTCACTGATGGTAGTCGGATTTTAGCCATTTTTGGTCCTGAAGGAGGTCTTGCTCCTGAAGAAGTTGAAGCCTTTGTTGAAAAAGGTGGAATCTTATGTGGATTAGGACCACGGATTTTACGTACGGAGACGGCACCTCTTTATCTTTTAAGTGCGGCAAGTTATCAGTGGGAGCTCACTCACTGATAATAACTGAATAAAATCAGGAAAAATTGAAAAAATTCCGAACAATCTGTATAATAAAAACAATTATTTTATTGTAAACAACGGATGACATCAAATGAATGGTGTGCATGAGTTTGTTTCTAGTTATGTTATAAAAAAGAAGAATGGTTTTTAATATTATTCGGAGCAACAGCTGTTGTTCGTAACCTTTGAAAG harbors:
- a CDS encoding universal stress protein; its protein translation is MLQQYKKIMVAVDGSDEAELAFKKAVNVAIRNNGELLLAHVIDTRSFQTVSSFDGMLAEQATEMAKQTLADYEANAKKAGLNNVTTVIEYGSPKQIIAKEIPEDNHVDLIMLGATGLNAVERLFIGSVSEYVIRNATCDVLVVRTDLENKLPEKE
- a CDS encoding replication-associated recombination protein A produces the protein MQQPLAYRMRPRTIDEVVGQEHLVGEGKIIRRMVDAKMLSSMILYGPPGTGKTSIASAIAGSTKFAFRMLNAATDSKKDLQVVAEEAKMSGTVILLLDEIHRLDKTKQDFLLPHLENGRIIMIGATTENPYITINPAIRSRTQIFEVKPLNELDIQQAVRSALSDKERGLGNLAIELDENALLHLSRATNGDLRSTLNGLELAARSTEPNEQGIIHLTLTIVEECIQRKALTHDKDGDAHYDVISAFQKSIRGSDVDAALHYLARLVEAGDLASICRRLMVIGYEDIGLGNPAAAARTVNAVLAAERLGLPEARIPLADAVVDLCLSPKSNSAYAALDEAIADIRSGNAGEVPDHLRDSHYQGAKALNRGIGYQYPHNFDQAWVNQQYLPDKLKQASYYHPKTTGKYEQALGQQYQRIKEWKKSGGNKPTT
- a CDS encoding DinB family protein, with product MKATRLLSETLLRAQERFEETLDQLDVAEANTMPAPLIKSVTWLIWHTARELDLQISDLKNSEPLWFSQDWSGKFALDLPDDTQDWQHTPAEAKKVVVTDKKLLTDYLANSVSLTIEYLEQVDEGTLDEVIDSNWTPPVTREDRLVSIIDDAVMHSGQGIYTRRLVIGK
- a CDS encoding DNA-3-methyladenine glycosylase, with amino-acid sequence MTNKEQLDELLLNKTTPEVARDLLGMYLEYVTPTGTVGGYIVDAEAYLGPEDEAAHSFGMRRTPRVAAMYEKPGTIYLYTMHTHRILNIITQPEGIPQGVMIRAIEPATGVAQMSINRGGKTGPDISNGPGKLVAALGLPQELYGQSILDSPLHFVFEKTKIPKKIMALPRIGIPNKGEWTDKPLRFVVAGNPYLSLQRKNLVEEDWGWRKRK
- a CDS encoding DUF3013 family protein, with product MKKTNLLDYLDKTIEKTITDYDVALDWDTKNHTIEIIVRLFAENKAHLEIDDAQGVVSEEEIIEFEDGILLFNPQKSHFDEKDYLAVIPYEGKKGIAKSVIDALIEYMNEVLAQGQSDLLDFLDADDETAVFELNWDNQQLAKLVEEKQQNETDVYLPYPSY
- a CDS encoding 16S rRNA (uracil(1498)-N(3))-methyltransferase encodes the protein MQRYFLEEAYQPNTRFELSGEAFHHIVRVMRMAPKDQVYLAFNDQVSIRAEITEISEDTVYLSELEKEKSQKELPNNITIASGYPKGDKLDWIVQKGTELGAHGFIGFPAKTSIVKWDAKKRNKRQERLNKIAQEAAEQSHRQIAPQVELLESQQALFDRLSAYDVLLIAYEESAKQGELANLAKVFQELTDGSRILAIFGPEGGLAPEEVEAFVEKGGILCGLGPRILRTETAPLYLLSAASYQWELTH